In Cyclopterus lumpus isolate fCycLum1 chromosome 13, fCycLum1.pri, whole genome shotgun sequence, the genomic window AGAGGCCAAACTGTGCGTGCTCGGCAACACGTAGGAAACCAAaccagttattattattattattattattatttattattattattattattattaataataataggttGTGTTTTTAGTTGAGTGTCTGCAGAAAACCTGAAGTTGTTTATGAGCAGCTGTCTGGACACGATGTGGACGGATGAAACATGGAAAAGGCTTCAAACTTCAAGCAGAGCAGCAAGACAGACTTTAGCTtctctttgttgtttctttgtgtttctttgtagttgttttgtgtctctttgtagttgttttgtttctttgtagtctttttgtgtttctttgtagtccttttgtgtctctttgtagttgttttgtgtctctttgtagttgttttgtttctttggagtctttttgtgtttctttgtagtctttttgtgtctctttgtagttgttttgtgtctctttgtagttgttttgtttctttgtagtctttttgtgtttctttgtagtccttttgtgtctctttgtagttgttttgtgtctctttgtagttgttttgtttctttggagtctttttgtgtttctttgtagtctttttgtgtctctttgtagttgttttgtttctttgtagtctttgtgtttctttgtagttgttttgtttctttgtagtctttttgtgtttctttgtagtctttttgtgtctcttagtagttgttttgtctctatgtagtctttgtgtgtctctttgtagttgttttgtttctttgtagtctttttgtgtttctttgtagttgttttgtctctatgtagtctttttgtgtttctttgtagtctttgtgtgtctatttgtagttgttttgtttctttgtagtctttttgtgtttctttgtagttgttttgtctctatgtagtctttttgtgtttctttgtagtctttgtgtgtctatttgtagttgttttgtttctttgtagtctttgtgtgtctctttgtagttgttttgtttctttgtagtctttttgtgtttctttgtagttgttttgtctctatgtagtctttttgtgtttctttgtagtctttgtgtgtctatttgtagttgttttgtttctttgtagtctttgtgtgtctctttgtagttgttttgtctctttatagtctttgtgtgtttctttgtagtctttgtgtttctatttgtagtctttgtgtttctttgtagtctttgtgtgtctctttgtagttgttttgtctctttgtagtctttttgtgtttctttgtagtcttgttgtgtctctttgtagttgttttgtctctttgtagtctgtttgtgtctctttgtagttgttttgtttctttgtagtctttgtgtgtctctttgtagtcttgttgtgtctctttgtagttgttttgtttctttgtagtctttttgtgtctctttgtagtctttttgtgtctctttgtagttgttttgtgtctctttgtagtcttgttgtgtctctttgtagttgttttgttactttgtagtctttttgtgtctctttgtagtctttttgtagttgttttgtttctttgtagtctttttgtgtctctttgtagttgttttgtgtctctttgtagtcttgttgtgtctctttgtagttgttttgtttctttgtagtcttttgtgtctctttgtagtcttgttgtgtctctttgtagtttttttgtgtctctttgtagtctttttgtgtctctttgtagttgttttgtgtctctttgtagtcttgttgtgtctctttgtagttgttttgtttctttgtagtctttttgtgtctctttgtagtctttttgtgtctctttgtagttgttttgtttctttgtagtctttgtgtgtctctttgtagttgttttgtctctttgtagtcttgttgtgtctctttgtagttgttttgtttctttgtagtcttgttgtgtctctttgtagtggttttgtgtctctttgtagtctttttgtgtctctttgtagtcttgttgtgtctatttgtagttgttttgtttctttgtagtctttgtgtgtccctttgtagttgttttgtctctttgtagtcttgttgtgtctctttgtagttgttttgtttctttgtagtcttgttgtgtctctttgtagtggttttgtgtctctttgtagtctttttgtgtctctttgtagtcttgttgtgtctatttgtagttgttttgtgtctctttgtagtctttgtgtgtctctttgtagttgttttgtgtctctttgtagtctttgtgtgtctctttgtagttgttttgtgtctctttgtagtctttgtgtgtctctttgtagttgttttgtgtctctttgtagtctttgtgtgtctctttgtagttgttttgtgtctctttgtagtcttgttGTGGagttatatacaaatatatcaaaATAAGCAAAATCCACCTGCTTATATTGTTTTGTTCAATCCAAAACACGTAATATTTTATATACTGattatatattctgtattttgttcATTGAATACCTTCTGTTGTAATTTGGCTCTGCagtacaaaaatacatatacatagatacatacatatgaacatataaataaatgtccccCGGCCACCTGCCAGGTGTTCCCCTAAATATGAACGCTCACACGGagattcacttcctgtttgtgcgCTGGAGGCAGAGAGAAGCTTCAAAAGCAGCTCAGTGCAGCGGCAGCAGCTCTCTGGTGagttcttcatcctcctcttcttcatctccacAGACAGACATCACAGTACAGGAAAGACTAATATTGAGTTTGTTTAAGTTTATGTGTTTGACTTTTCCTGCCAGATGTTTCCATTAAATGATTCATGTTGACGtcgtgtttgttttaaataggaattaaaatacatttaaatttaatgtttggctttttaaaaacgtCTCAATAATACACGACTGTAGATATACGCGTTTAGTTTTTAATGTGAGATGTTAATTTATTTCTTTACTGTAATGTTGTAGTTTACCCTTCTTATTATAGATAACATagataatatatgttattattattagtgtcaCATATGATCGCAGGATAAACAAACATATTGCGGATGTTTTAAGGTTTGTGGTGATTGATGAGTTCATATAGATTTGGGGTTAATTTCCACTCTGTGAGATTCTGTTTTAgctaaattaatatataaatatatatatataaatatattttaaaaatatatataatgtatatatatatatataaatatatacatatatatacatatatatataaatatatatatataaaatatatataaatatatatatataaaaatatatatatatataaaaatatatatataaaaaaaaatatatataaaaataaatatatatatatatatatatatatatatatatatatatatatatatatatatatattttgagcgGAGTACTTGAGTAAGTATTGTCTGGTTGATGCATTATTGATTAGCTGATTGATTGGTGTTCCTATCAGTGCACTTGGGTGGAGATGTGGCGCTCGGTGCTGCCCCTGCTGGTCGGCGTGAGTCTGTTCCTGCTGCAGCTTCCTGACTACAGCTCCACACAGGAAGCTCTCTGGCAGGACTACAAACATGGCCTCCGAGGCTCCGAGGCGCACGACAAGAAGCATTTCTGCACCTGGAACTGTCTCCTGTTCACCCTGCAGTGGCCCGGAGCCTTCTGCCAGGTGagcttcatcctcttcatcctcttcatcctcttcatcctcttgaGTGATTGATTTATGGTTGTGGAGCGATAAAGAAAACGCTTACGAGGTGGTTGTTAAAATGTTCAACAAGCAGCAGGGAAGGAAATGAGGAGTTAGGAAAGGAGGCAAGGGGGAAGTGAGGGAAAGGAGGGGGGCAGGAAAGAAGAAgtgaagaagatgaggaagggAAATAAGAGGGGGTaacaaaggaaacaaggaggtagggCGCggaggatggatggaagaaGGAAAGAGCGAGGAATGGAAGGAAGTTATGAGGtatggaagaaaaaaggaggtagtgaaggaagggaggagataGTGAACCTTCactaggaggaggagaaggaaagatgAGGGAAGGAAATTAGGAAATGGAGAAGGACGAGGGGAGATAGTCATCCTTCACtaaggaggaggtagggaaggacatgaggagatagGGAACCTTCACTAAGGAGGAGGTAGTGAAGGACATGAAGAGCTAGGGAAGGAAATGAGGAGGTAGGGAAGGACATGAAGAGCTAGGGAAGGAAATGAGGAGATAGGGAAGGAAATAAAGAGATAGGGATCCTTCACtaaggaggaggtagggaatgaaaTGAGGAGAtagggaaggacatgaggagctagtgaaggacatgaggagctagtgaaggacatgaggagctagtgaaggacatgaggaggtaGTGAAGGACATGAAGAGCTAGGGAAGGAAATGAGGAGATAGGGATCCTTCACtaaggaggaggtagggaaggACATGAAGAGCTAGGGAAGGAAATGAGGAGATAGGGAAGGAAATAAAGAGATAGGGATCCTTCACTAAGGAGGAAGTAGGGAATGAAATGAGGAGAtagggaaggacatgaggagctagtgaaggacatgaggagctagtgaaggacatgaggagctagggaaggacatgaggagctagtgaaggacatgaggagctagggaaggacatgaggagctagggaaggacatgaggagctagtgaaggacatgaggagctagggaaggacatgaggagctagggaaggacatgaggagctagtgaaggacatgaggagctagggaaggacatgaggagctagggaaggacatgaggagctagtgaaggacatgaggagctagggaaggacatgaggagctagtgaaggacatgaggaggtaGTGAAGGACATGAAGAGCTAGGGAAGGAAATGAGGAGATAGGGATCCTTCACtaaggaggaggtagggaaggACATGAAGAGCTAGGGAAGGAAATGAGGAGATAGGGAAGGAAATAAAGAGATAGGGATCCTTCACTAAGGAGGAAGTAGGGAATGAAATGAGGAGAtagggaaggacatgaggagctagtgaaggacatgaggagctagtgaaggacatgaggagctagggaaggacatgaggagctagtgaaggacatgaggagctagggaaggacatgaggagctagggaaggacatgaggagctagtgaaggacatgaggagctagggaaggacatgaggagctagggaaggacatgaggagctagtgaaggacatgaggagctagggaaggacatgaggagctagggaaggacatgaggagctagtgaaggacatgaggagctagggaaggacatgaggagctagggaaggacatgaggagctagggaaggacatgaggagctagtgaaggacatgaggagctagggaaggacatgaggagctagggaaggacatgaggagctagggaaggacatgaggagctagtgaaggacatgaggagctagtgaaggacatgaggagctagggaaggacatgaggagctagggaaggacatgaggagctagggaaggacatgaggagctagtgaaggacatgaggagctagggaaggacatgaggagctagggaaggacatgaggagctagtgaaggacatgaggagctagggaaggacatgaggagctagggaaggacatgaggagctagtgaaggacatgaggagctagggaaggacatgaggagctagggaaggacatgaggagctagggaaggacatgaggagctagtgaaggacatgaggagctagggaaggacatgaggagctagggaaggacatgaggagctagggaaggacatgaggagctagtgaaggacatgaggagctagtgaaggacatgaggagctagggaaggacatgaggagctagggaaggacatgaggagctagtgaaggacatgaggagctagtgaaggacatgaggagctagggaaggacatgaggagctagtgaaggacatgaggagctagggaaggacatgaggacgcTGGTTGATGGTGTTCTTGTGTTAAAGTCTCTGGACGAAAGGAAACTCTGCTCGATTCCTCAAAGCATCAACAAGTGGACGATTCACGGCCTTTGGTAAATAACTTCACTTCCTTACTCTCTTTGTAACTTAGGATACAAGTTAACCAGCTCTtgatattaacaataataataataaagaagagAACATAACAAATGATGTACCTTGAAAGTAGATCAAAGAATGGTAAAGAAGCGTTGaaagacttttattgtgaaggggtcTGTGTGCCCTGTGTTCTTGCCTGCAGGCCTGTTAAGGTGTTTCATTGCTGTAAGTGCTGGCCCATGTTCGAATCCGACGTCCAGGTGAGTCCCAACCCGGACCCGCTCACCTGGTCACCTGAGACCAGATCCACTATGAGCCTGAACCCTGATCTCTGTCTTCCAGGAGCTGGATGCAGAGCTGAAGGAACACTGGCCGTCTCTACTGAAGGACCAACCCAGCTTCCACTTCTGGTACCAGAGCCTGAATGCTGCCCTACGAGTCCCGAGGACTTCATTCATCTCCTGTGACTTTATACTATGACCAAGCATTcacctgtcagtgtgtgtgtgtgtgtgtgtgtgtgtgtgtgtgagtatgtgtgtgtgtgtgtgtatgtgtgtgtgtgtgtgtgtgtgtgtgtgtatgtgtgtgcgtgtgtgtgtgcgtgtgtgcgtgtgtgtgtgcgtgtgtgcgtgtgtgtgtgtgtatgtgtgtgcgtatgtgtgtgtgtgtgtgtgtgtgtgtgtgtgtgtgtgtgcgtatgtgtgcgtgtgtgcgtatgtgtgtgtgcgtatgtgtgtgtgtgcgtgtgtgcgtatgtgtgtgtgcgtatgtgtgtgtgtgtgtgtatgtgtgtgtgtgtgtgtgtatgtgtgtgtgtatgtgtgtgcgtgtgtatgtgcgtgtgtgcgtgtgtgtgtgtgtatgtgtgtgcgtatgtgtgtgtgtgtgtgtgtgtgtgcgtgtgtgtgtgtgtgcgtgtgtgcgtatgtgtgtgtgcgtatgtgtgtgtgtgtgtgtgcgtatgtgtgtgtgtgtgtgtatgtgtgtgtgtatgtgtgtgtgtatgtgtgtgtgcgtatgtgtgtgtgtgtgtgtatgtgtgtgtgtgtgtgtatgtgtgtgtgtatgtgtgtgcgtgtgtatgtgcgtgtgtgcgtgtgtgtgtgtgtatgtgtgtgcgtatgtgtgtgtgtgtgtgtgtgtgtgtgtgtgtgtgtgtgcgtgtgtgcgtatgtgtgtgtgcgtatgtgtgtgtgtgtgtgtgcgtatgtgtgtgtgtgtgtgtatgtgtgtgtgtgtgtgtatgtgtgtgtgtatgtgtgtgtgcgtatgtgtgtgtgtgtgtgtatgtgtgtgtgtgtgtgtatgtgtgtgtgtgtgtgtatgtgtgtgtgtatgtgtgtgcgtgtgtatgtgcgtgtgtgcgtgtgtgtgtgtgtatgtgtgtgcgtatgtgtgtgagtgtgtgtgtgtgtgcgtgtgtgtgcgtatgtgtgtgtgcgtgtgtgtgtgtgtgcgtatgtgtgtgtgcgtatgtgtgtgtgtgtgtgtatgtgtgtgtgtgtatgtgtgtgtgtatgtgtgtgcgtgtgtatgtgcgtgtgtgtgtgtgtgtgcgtgcgtgcgtgtgtgagtgtgtgtgtgcgtgtgtgtgtgtgtatgtgtgtgcgtgtgtatgtgcgtgtgtgcgtgtgtgtgtgtgtatgtgtgtatgtgtgtgcgtatgtgtgtgtgtgtgtgtgcgtgtgtgtgtgtgtgcgtgtgtgcgtatgtgtgtgtgcgtatgtgtgtgtgtgtgtgtgcgtatgtgtgtgtgtgtgcgtgtgtgtgtgtgtgtgtgtgcgtatgtgtgtgtgtgtgcgtatgtgtgtgtgtgtgtgtgcgtatgtgtgtatgtgtgcgtgcgtgtgtgtgtgcaacaggAGACAGGAGTGGGAGAAACACGGCGTCTGTGCAGCTTGTGTTGAAGGGATGAACTCTCCATTCAGATACTTCCAGATCTGCCTCAAACTACGACAACAGTTTGACATCCAAAAGTGAGtgcacgtgtacacacacacacacacacacacacacacacacacacacacacgcacgcacacgcgcacacagtgTGATGATGTTAGTGTCTCTGCAGGCTGCTGGAGGACGCTGGTGTGACTCCATCCTGTGATCGACCGTTCAAGGTAacatgtttcattaacacgtttcattaacatgtttcattacgtttcattaacacgtttcattacgtttcattaacatgtttcattaacacgtttcattaacatgtttcattaacacgtttcattacgtttcattaacacgtttcattaacacgtttcattacgtttcattaacacgtttcattacgtttcattaacatgtttcattaacacgtttcattacgtttcattaacacgtttcattaacacgtttcattaacacgtttcattacgtttcattaacacgtttcattaacacgtttcattacgtttcattaacacgtttcattaacacgtttcattacgtttcattaacacgtttcattaacatgtttcattaacacgtttcattacatttcattaacacgtttcattaccacgtttcattaccacgtttcattaacacgtttcattaccacgtttcattaccacgtttcattaccacgtttcattaccacgtttcattaacatgtttcattaacacgtttcattacatttcattaacacgtttcattaccacgtttcatcaccacgtttcattaacacgtttcattaacacgtttcattaacacgtttcattaacacgtttcattaacacgtttcattaccacgtttcattaccacgtttcattaacacgtttcattaacacgtttcattaacacgtttcattaccacgtttcattaacacgtttcattaacacgtttcattaacacgtttcattaccatgtttcattaccacgtttcattaccacgtttcaccacgtttcattaccacgtttcattaccacgtttcattaccacgtttcattaccacgtttcattaacacgtttcaccacgtttcattaacacgtttcattaccacgtttcattaccacgtttcattaccacgtttcattaccacgtttcattaacacgtttcattaccacgtttcattaccacgtttcattaacacgtttcaccacgtttcattaacacgtttcattaccacgtttcattaccacgtttcattaccacgtttcattaccacgtttcattaccacgtttcattacgtttcattaacacgtttcaccacgtttcattaacacgtttcattaccacgtttcattaccacgtttcattaacacgtttcattaacacgtttcattaccacgtttcattaccacgtttcattaccacgtttcattacgtttcattacgtttcattaccacgtttcattaacacgtttcattaccacgtttcattaacacgtttcattaccacgtttcattaacacgtttcattaccacgtttcattaccacgtttcattaacacgtttcattaacacgtttcattaccacgtttcattacgtttcattacgtttcattaccacgtttcattaacacgtttcattaccacgtttcattaacacgtttcattaccacgtttcattaacacgtttcattaccacgtttcattaccacgtttcattaacacgtttcattaccacgtttcattacgtttcattacgtttcattacgtttcattaccacgtttcattaacacgtttcattaccacgtttcattaacacgtttcattaacacgtttcattaccacgtttcattaacacgtttcattaacacgtttcattaacacgtttcattaacacgtttcattaccacgtttcattacgtttcattaacatgtttcattaacacgtttcataccacgtttcattacgtttcattaacatgtttcattaacacgtttcattaacacgtttcattacgtttcattaacacgtttcattaacacgtttcattacgtttcattaacacgtttcattaacacgtttcattaccacgtttcattaacacgtttcattaacacgtttcattaacacgtttcattaacacgtttcattatgtttcattaacatgtttcattaacacgtttcattaacatgtttcattaacacgtttcattaacacgtttcattaacacgtttcattaacacgtttcattacgtttcattaacacgtttcattaccacgtttcattaccacgtttcattacgtttcattaacatgtttcattaccacgtttcattaacacgtttcattaccacgtttcattacgtttcattaacacgtttcattaacatgtttcattaacacgtttcattacgtttcattaacatgtttcattaacacgtttcattacgtttcattaactcgtttcattaacacgtttcattaacacgtttcattaacacgtttcattaacacgtttcattaccacgtttcattaacacgtttcattaacacgtttcattatgtttcattaacatgtttcattaacacgtttcattaccacgtttcattaacacgtttcattacgtttcattaacacgtttcattaacacgtttcattaacacgtttcattaacacgtttcattaacacgtttcattacgtttcattaacatgtttcattaccacgtttcattaccacgtttcattaacacgtttcattaccacgtttcattaacacgtttcattacgtttcattaacacgtttcattaacacgtttcattaacatgtttcattaacacgtttcattacgtttcattaacacgtttcattaacatgtttcattaacacgtttcattaacacgtttcattaacatgtttcattaccacgtttcattacgtttcattaacatgtttcattaccacgtttcattaccacgtttcattaccacgtttcattaccacgtttcattaacacgtttcattaccacgtttcattaccacgtttcattaccacgtttcattacgtttcattaacacgtttcaccacgtttcattaacacgtttcattaccacgtttcattaccacgtttcattaccacgtttcattaacacgtttcattaccacgtttcattaccacgtttcattaacacgtttcattaacacgtttcattaccacgtttcattacgtttcattaacacgtttcattaacacgtttcattaccacgtttcattacgtttcattacgtttcattaacacgtttcattaccacgtttcattaccacgtttcattacgtttcattaacatgtttcattaccacgtttcattaacacgtttcattaccacgtttcattacgtttcattaacacgtttcattaacatgtttcattaacacgtttcattacgtttcattaacatgtttcattaacacgtttcattacgtttcattaacatgtttcattaacacgtttcattacgtttcattaactcgtttcattaacacgtttcattaacacgtttcattaacatgtttcattaccacgtttcattaacacgtttcattaacacgtttcattatgtttcattaacatgtttcattaacacgtttcattaccacgtttcattaacacgtttcattacgtttcattaacacgtttcattaacacgtttcattaacacgtttcattacgtttcattacgtttcattaacacgtttcattaacacgtttcattaacacgtttcattaccacgtttcattaacatgtttcattaccacgtttcattaacacgtttcattaacacgtttcattaccacgtttcattaacacctttcattaacacgtttcattatgtttcattaacacgtttcattaacacgtttcattaacatgtttcattatgtttcattaacacgtttcattaacacgtttca contains:
- the rnaset2l gene encoding ribonuclease Oy → MNAHTEIHFLFVRWRQREASKAAQCSGSSSLCTWVEMWRSVLPLLVGVSLFLLQLPDYSSTQEALWQDYKHGLRGSEAHDKKHFCTWNCLLFTLQWPGAFCQSLDERKLCSIPQSINKWTIHGLWPVKVFHCCKCWPMFESDVQELDAELKEHWPSLLKDQPSFHFWRQEWEKHGVCAACVEGMNSPFRYFQICLKLRQQFDIQKLLEDAGVTPSCDRPFKLVEVQQVLAQHLGDKHEIQCVTDPKGREVWFQVKIPLSHNLTVGCDHHADGGPGWNSSHGHPCPPQAPLYYFPIDHQQPQRPCG